Proteins from a single region of Enoplosus armatus isolate fEnoArm2 chromosome 6, fEnoArm2.hap1, whole genome shotgun sequence:
- the kxd1 gene encoding kxDL motif-containing protein 1 codes for MAEPTASGVFCNRMLSMVNSEDVNAIIQAQRHMLDRFEKTNEMLINFNGLSNVRLQQMNERFLLHTRTLVEMKKDLDSVFRRIRTLKGKIAKQYPEAFNNIHESPVLEDDDDEFDPVLPSVATTITTATSEQSTESCDTSPDVISPTVSRCSEDLSQEPPDTPTSDVLETAVLQDEGPDSVPAE; via the exons ATGGCGGAGCCCACAGCATCAGGCGTGTTCTGTAACAGGATGCTGAGCATGGTCAACTCTGAGGACGTGAACGCCATCATCCAGGCTCAGAGACACAT GCTCGACCGCTTTGAGAAAACCAATGAAATGCTGATAAACTTCAACGGGCTGTCCAATGTGCGACTGCAGCAGATGAACGAGCGCTTCCTGCTCCACACGCGCACCCTTGTGGAGATGAAGAAAGATCTAGACAGCGTCTTCAGAAGGATCAG GACGCTAAAAGGGAAGATTGCAAAGCAGTACCCAGAAGCTTTCAACA ATATCCACGAGTCACCCGTCCTGGAGGACGACGATGATGAGTTTGACCCAGTCCTCCCCAGTGTTGCCACAACGATTACAACGGCCACCTCGGAGCAGAGCACAGAGTCCTGTGACACAAGTCCAGATGTGATCTCGCCCACGGTGAGCAGGTGCTCTGAAGATCTCTCTCAAGAGCCGCCTGACACGCCCACCTCTGATGTTCTCGAGACAGCCGTCCTACAGGACGAGGGTCCTGACTCTGTCCCTGCAGAATAG
- the LOC139286629 gene encoding endoplasmic reticulum-Golgi intermediate compartment protein 2-like has product MRRLTKKKALTLVKELDAFPKVPESYVESTASGGTVSLIAFTLMAVLAFLEFFVYRDTWMKYEYEVDKDYSSKLRINVDITVAMRCQYIGADVLDLAETMVASDGLKYEPVNFELSPQQRLWHMTLLHIQERLKVEHSLQDVLFKAAIKAAPPAQSEREDSSTSLSACRIHGHLYVNKVAGNFHITVGKSIPHPRGHAHLAALVSHDTYNFSHRIDHLSFGEAVPGIISPLDGTEKVSVYPNHMFQYFITIVPTKLNTYKVSAETHQYSVTEQERVINHAAGSHGVSGIFMKYDISSLMVKVTEQHMPLWQFLVRLCGIIGGIFSTTGMLHGMVGFLFDVICCRFQMGIYRHLKEAPLNEQANSETPVPPENNTE; this is encoded by the exons ATGAGGAGACTGACCAAGAAGAAGGCTCTGACTCTCGTGAAGGAGCTGGACGCTTTCCCCAAAGTTCCCGAGAGCTATGTGGAGTCCACAGCCAGCGGCGGGACAG TGTCTCTGATAGCATTCACTCTCATGGCTGTCCTTGCCTTCCTGGAATTCTTTGTGTACAGAGACACATGGATGAAGTATGAGTATGAGGTGGACAAAGACTACAGCAG TAAGCTGAGGATAAATGTTGACATTACAGTGGCCATGAGATGCCAAT ATATCGGTGCAGATGTCCTGGATCTGGCAGAGACCATGGTTGCTTCTGATGGCTTGAAATATGAACCA GTCAACTTTGAGCTCTCGCCACAGCAAAGGTTATGGCACAT GACACTTCTGCACATCCAGGAGCGTCTGAAAGTGGAGCACTCTCTCCAGGATGTTCTCTTCAAGGCTGCAATAAaagcagctcctcctgctcagTCTGAACG TGAGGACAGCTCCACTTCCCTCAGTGCCTGCAGGATACATGGACACCTGTATGTCAACAAGGTGGCAGGAAATTTCCACATTACTGTTGGCAA GTCCATCCCACATCCCAGAGGCCATGCCCATCTAGCTGCACTAgtcagccatgaca CTTATAACTTTTCTCACCGGATTGACCACCTGTCCTTTGGAGAAGCAGTTCCTGGGATTATCAGCCCTCTGGACGGCACAGAGAAAGTCTCTGTTTATC CTAACCACATGTTTCAGTACTTCATCACCATCGTGCCCACCAAACTGAACACCTACAAGGTCTCTGCAGAAACACATCAATACTCAGTCACCGAGCAG GAACGAGTGATAAACCATGCTGCAGGCAGCCATGGAGTCTCAGGGATCTTTATGAAGTACGATATCAGCTCACTAATGGTCAAAGTCACAGAGCAGCACATGCCTCTCTGGCAGTTTCTTGTCAGACTCTGTGGCATCATTGGAGGCATTTTCTCGACCACAG GCATGCTCCATGGTATGGTGGGATTCCTGTTCGATGTCATTTGCTGTCGTTTCCAAATGGGAATCTACAGACATCTTAAG GAGGCTCCTCTGAATGAGCAGGCGAACAGTGAAACCCCAGTTCCTCCAGAAAATAACACTGAGTAA